The Pseudodesulfovibrio sp. zrk46 genome contains a region encoding:
- a CDS encoding C69 family dipeptidase, protein MNNRHSHICALVLIMTLISPQALACTTMIITPGASADNSMMVTHSDDDELGDQRIIFVPAKQQTGSRKIYSDSMSYPRIITDDRGPGYATEGDPTKPLAMIPYDEIWDLLGRKQETSFAYFDGNYGIMNEANLMIGECTNGANYEPRPVPQRTSKQPQRIFYSSELSRIALENCATAREAVKLMGALLDKYGYFSTGETLLVGDENEAWVFEMCALPDKKYHSAWVAKRVPDGDYFVAANTFRIRDVIKNDPDNFQYSKLLIPGLKKLGWWDEKKQGPVDWLRAVSPGEYNHPYYSLRRIWRAMDRVNPDLGLSPWVKDTYTRAYPFSIRPRAKLSVKDVFSLYRDHYEGTQFDLTKGIAAGPYGDPHRFVGPYDGNQNNVTKEKKYYGAWERAISVFYQGYTYVCQTRPKAPESTKGVLWFGPDVSYTTVFTPFFSKMLQLPKPYQKGDPQRFDPASAWWHFDLLGNWSRLNFQRMTRVDIQPIQQELEDKAVRGVEAMDMVVADKTPKQAKELITEFGYNNAKKVLDRWRDLTFTLFAKYSDGYINLPEKEATPIGYPATWLKETNYWNGPTTYDMK, encoded by the coding sequence ATGAATAACCGACACAGCCATATCTGCGCCTTAGTTCTGATCATGACACTGATCTCGCCCCAGGCCTTAGCCTGCACCACCATGATCATCACTCCGGGGGCCAGCGCTGACAATTCAATGATGGTGACCCATTCCGACGATGATGAACTAGGCGACCAAAGAATCATTTTTGTTCCGGCAAAACAGCAAACTGGCTCTCGAAAAATCTATTCCGACTCAATGAGCTATCCCCGAATCATTACTGATGACCGTGGTCCCGGTTACGCAACCGAAGGTGACCCAACCAAACCACTGGCTATGATCCCATATGACGAAATATGGGACCTTCTGGGACGCAAACAGGAAACGTCCTTCGCATACTTCGATGGCAACTACGGCATCATGAATGAAGCAAACCTGATGATAGGGGAATGCACAAACGGAGCGAATTATGAGCCTAGACCAGTTCCTCAACGTACGTCCAAGCAGCCCCAACGCATTTTCTATAGTTCTGAACTATCCCGTATCGCATTAGAGAACTGTGCCACTGCACGTGAAGCCGTAAAACTCATGGGAGCGCTCCTGGATAAATACGGATACTTCTCCACAGGTGAAACACTCTTGGTTGGTGATGAAAATGAAGCATGGGTCTTTGAAATGTGTGCTCTTCCAGACAAGAAATATCACTCTGCGTGGGTAGCCAAACGAGTCCCGGACGGCGATTACTTCGTGGCTGCCAACACATTTCGTATCCGCGATGTGATCAAGAACGATCCTGACAACTTTCAATATTCGAAACTTCTCATTCCGGGCCTCAAAAAACTGGGCTGGTGGGATGAAAAAAAACAAGGCCCTGTGGATTGGCTTCGAGCTGTCAGCCCGGGAGAGTACAACCACCCTTATTACTCCCTGCGTCGCATATGGCGGGCTATGGACCGCGTCAATCCTGACCTCGGCCTGTCTCCTTGGGTGAAGGATACCTATACTCGAGCCTACCCATTCTCCATCCGGCCACGCGCCAAGCTTTCTGTTAAGGACGTGTTTTCCCTCTACCGCGACCACTATGAGGGTACGCAATTTGACCTGACCAAGGGCATCGCAGCCGGTCCTTATGGAGATCCACACCGTTTCGTTGGCCCTTACGACGGCAATCAGAATAATGTCACTAAAGAGAAGAAATATTACGGAGCATGGGAGCGGGCCATTTCCGTTTTCTATCAAGGATACACGTACGTTTGCCAAACACGTCCGAAAGCTCCTGAGTCCACCAAGGGAGTTCTCTGGTTTGGACCGGATGTATCTTATACGACGGTATTTACGCCCTTCTTCTCCAAGATGCTGCAACTCCCCAAACCTTATCAAAAAGGTGACCCACAAAGATTCGACCCAGCATCAGCCTGGTGGCATTTCGATCTACTAGGTAATTGGTCACGCCTTAACTTCCAGCGCATGACCCGTGTGGATATCCAACCTATTCAGCAAGAATTGGAAGACAAAGCAGTCCGCGGCGTAGAAGCAATGGATATGGTGGTAGCTGACAAAACTCCTAAGCAAGCAAAAGAACTCATCACGGAATTCGGATACAACAACGCCAAGAAGGTACTGGATCGTTGGCGCGATCTAACCTTTACTCTCTTTGCCAAATACTCTGATGGATACATCAATTTGCCGGAGAAGGAAGCCACTCCTATTGGATACCCTGCGACGTGGCTAAAAGAAACCAATTACTGGAATGGACCAACAACATACGACATGAAGTAA
- a CDS encoding chloride channel protein codes for MPDTTGQPLFERLKRPNVQYLFLAILIGVLAGYGAVLFKYVLKSMQWIFYHHSGDMLLFADEIPLWMKIVMPTVGGVVVGLVVSYFASEAKGHGVPEVIQAIALRGGRIRKRVAAAKIFASAVTIGSGGSVGREGPMVQIGSSIGSSVGQLFKVPSVHMRTMVGCGAAAGIAATFNAPIAGVLFALEIIIGDFGVMQFSPVVLSSVTATTISRYYFGDFPHFQIPAYSIVSLWEFCFYPILGVITGFVALAFTKILYKFEDWFEAIPIRDWIKPAIGGALLGCVFAIFPEVFGVGYGAMNQALNNSMELKLLFVLIFVKILASSITLGSGGSGGIFAPSLFMGAMTGGAFGLVLHTLLPGQTALPGAYALVAMGGVVAGTTYAPITAILIIFEMSGTYSIILPLMLTCITATVMNSTIRRASIYTTKLLRRGIDIEAGRDRHLLEHIMVKEVMSRNVVSIPESMPLEQIIWTFKTQNASYLHVIDQEEKLTGIISFRDIRTVLDEEELFQLIIAHDLSTRDLVVVSTDDTLQDALDRITERGVSQLPVLSSGSGRKLVGTLTESDINAAYNSALIKDEILKPD; via the coding sequence ATGCCCGACACGACAGGCCAACCCCTGTTCGAGCGTCTCAAGCGGCCCAATGTTCAGTACCTGTTCCTCGCCATTCTTATCGGCGTTCTTGCTGGGTATGGTGCTGTACTTTTCAAATATGTTCTGAAAAGCATGCAGTGGATCTTCTACCATCATTCCGGTGATATGCTTTTGTTTGCAGACGAGATACCGTTGTGGATGAAGATCGTAATGCCTACTGTTGGCGGGGTGGTCGTCGGACTAGTGGTCAGCTATTTTGCCAGTGAGGCAAAAGGTCATGGAGTGCCAGAGGTTATTCAGGCAATCGCTCTCAGAGGAGGACGTATCCGGAAAAGAGTGGCGGCTGCCAAAATTTTTGCTTCTGCCGTTACCATAGGTTCTGGTGGCTCGGTCGGCCGTGAAGGGCCCATGGTTCAGATCGGCTCGTCCATTGGGTCGTCCGTGGGGCAACTCTTCAAAGTGCCGAGTGTTCACATGCGGACTATGGTGGGGTGTGGCGCAGCAGCAGGAATTGCCGCTACTTTCAATGCTCCTATTGCAGGTGTGTTGTTTGCCCTTGAAATCATTATTGGTGACTTCGGCGTCATGCAATTCTCGCCCGTTGTATTGTCGTCGGTCACGGCTACTACCATTTCTCGATATTATTTCGGTGACTTTCCACATTTTCAAATTCCTGCCTACTCCATCGTCTCACTTTGGGAGTTCTGTTTTTACCCTATTCTTGGTGTGATTACAGGTTTTGTGGCGTTGGCATTTACCAAGATTCTGTACAAGTTCGAGGACTGGTTTGAGGCCATTCCTATCAGGGACTGGATTAAGCCTGCTATCGGTGGTGCACTGCTCGGCTGTGTTTTTGCCATTTTCCCCGAGGTGTTTGGTGTAGGCTATGGTGCAATGAATCAGGCGCTGAACAACTCGATGGAGTTAAAGCTGTTGTTCGTGCTCATATTTGTAAAGATTTTAGCTTCGTCCATAACACTAGGGTCAGGAGGGTCGGGCGGAATCTTTGCGCCTTCGTTATTTATGGGGGCCATGACCGGTGGCGCTTTTGGCCTTGTATTGCACACGTTGTTGCCGGGGCAGACTGCTTTGCCCGGAGCCTATGCTCTTGTTGCCATGGGCGGTGTGGTTGCTGGAACTACATATGCTCCCATTACTGCTATTCTGATCATTTTTGAAATGTCGGGTACATATTCGATTATCCTGCCGCTGATGCTCACATGTATCACCGCTACGGTTATGAATTCGACAATACGGCGGGCTTCCATTTATACGACCAAGCTGTTGCGTCGAGGTATTGATATTGAGGCCGGCCGGGATCGACATTTACTTGAGCACATCATGGTGAAGGAGGTCATGAGTCGCAATGTGGTTTCCATTCCAGAGTCCATGCCGTTGGAACAGATCATCTGGACATTTAAGACTCAGAACGCTTCTTATTTACATGTGATCGATCAGGAAGAGAAATTAACGGGCATTATCTCTTTTCGTGACATAAGAACTGTGCTGGATGAAGAGGAGTTGTTCCAATTGATTATTGCTCATGATCTTTCGACTCGTGATCTGGTGGTGGTTTCTACGGATGATACTTTGCAGGATGCTTTGGATAGAATCACCGAACGCGGCGTATCTCAATTGCCGGTACTCTCTTCCGGTTCTGGTCGTAAGTTGGTTGGCACCTTGACTGAATCCGATATCAACGCGGCCTACAACTCAGCTCTGATCAAGGACGAGATTCTTAAGCCTGACTAG
- a CDS encoding L-serine ammonia-lyase, iron-sulfur-dependent, subunit alpha codes for MTFTAKDVLNLQVAPALGCTEPVAIALGAAAAMSLLPGGDFDSIELSLDPNVYKNALAVSIPGTSGLSGLDMAAALGAVGGDADLRLEVLASITDDHVKEAKQLIADKKVTVHLLKEQRGLLVKNVIKSGNDVAECIIEGLHDNIASMTLNGAAVESPLLAEPTEQGESPVAAMEAWLKSLSLTDLMAMTDELDQEDLDFLREGVDVNMRLADQGLKYGLGLGVGKTLERLVRQGLIKKDMILAARILTSGASDARMSGAPLPAMSSAGSGNHGLTAILPIWAVKDYVEVDDKTVLEAIALSHIVTAYVKAHTGRLSAICGCSVAAGAGATAGITFLLGGDARHIAGAIKNLLEDLAGIICDGAKAGCALKLATAAGTAVQAALFSLHGVNVHHTDGIIGTSSEDTMRNIGTLATDGMIETDQTILDIMLRKQFSDV; via the coding sequence ATGACCTTTACGGCCAAAGACGTTCTGAACCTTCAGGTTGCTCCAGCACTCGGGTGTACCGAGCCCGTGGCCATCGCTCTCGGCGCAGCAGCGGCAATGTCCCTGCTCCCCGGAGGCGATTTCGATTCCATTGAGCTGTCGTTAGACCCCAACGTATACAAGAACGCCCTTGCCGTTTCCATTCCCGGCACAAGTGGTCTGTCCGGTCTGGACATGGCCGCCGCACTTGGTGCAGTGGGAGGCGATGCAGACTTACGCCTTGAGGTACTAGCCTCTATCACTGACGATCATGTCAAAGAGGCCAAACAGCTCATCGCCGACAAGAAGGTCACGGTTCACCTCCTCAAGGAGCAGCGTGGTCTCCTCGTTAAGAATGTCATCAAATCCGGCAACGACGTGGCCGAATGTATCATCGAAGGTCTGCACGATAATATCGCATCCATGACCCTCAACGGTGCTGCTGTTGAAAGCCCCCTGCTGGCCGAACCGACCGAACAAGGCGAAAGCCCTGTAGCGGCCATGGAAGCATGGCTCAAGTCTCTCTCTCTGACCGACCTCATGGCAATGACCGATGAGTTGGATCAGGAAGATCTCGACTTCCTTCGTGAAGGTGTGGACGTTAACATGAGATTGGCAGATCAAGGCCTCAAGTATGGCCTTGGCCTCGGCGTTGGCAAAACTCTGGAACGATTGGTTCGCCAGGGGCTGATCAAAAAGGACATGATCCTCGCAGCCCGCATCCTGACGTCTGGCGCATCCGATGCACGCATGTCCGGCGCACCGCTGCCCGCCATGTCTTCTGCCGGGTCTGGCAATCATGGTCTCACCGCTATTCTGCCTATCTGGGCTGTGAAAGATTACGTGGAAGTGGACGACAAGACGGTTCTCGAAGCAATTGCTCTCTCCCATATAGTCACCGCATACGTTAAAGCGCACACCGGCCGTCTTTCCGCAATCTGTGGGTGTTCTGTAGCCGCAGGCGCAGGCGCCACAGCAGGTATCACTTTCCTGCTCGGCGGTGATGCACGCCATATCGCTGGTGCGATCAAAAACCTGCTTGAAGACCTGGCAGGTATCATTTGTGATGGCGCCAAAGCGGGCTGTGCTCTCAAGCTGGCCACCGCAGCAGGCACTGCTGTTCAGGCCGCACTCTTCTCGCTTCATGGCGTGAACGTGCACCACACCGACGGTATCATCGGCACCTCTTCCGAGGACACCATGCGCAACATCGGCACACTTGCTACCGATGGAATGATCGAGACCGATCAAACGATCCTCGACATCATGCTGCGAAAGCAGTTCTCAGACGTATAG
- the gatC gene encoding Asp-tRNA(Asn)/Glu-tRNA(Gln) amidotransferase subunit GatC, which produces MKISPEEVAKVAKLSRLDLPQDKLELFAGQLGDILDYMDKLGELDTENVEPMFSPVKHTTVLRKDEVRKEYSREEVLSNAPKQDGQFFIVPRIV; this is translated from the coding sequence ATGAAAATTAGTCCCGAAGAAGTGGCAAAGGTTGCGAAGCTTTCGCGCCTCGATCTGCCGCAGGACAAACTGGAATTGTTCGCCGGACAGCTCGGCGACATCCTCGATTACATGGACAAGCTGGGTGAACTGGACACGGAGAACGTTGAGCCCATGTTCAGCCCGGTGAAGCATACCACTGTGCTGCGCAAGGATGAGGTCCGTAAGGAGTACAGCCGCGAAGAGGTGCTTTCAAACGCCCCCAAGCAGGACGGCCAATTCTTCATTGTTCCGAGAATCGTCTAA
- the mnmA gene encoding tRNA 2-thiouridine(34) synthase MnmA, with product MIGVGVSGGMDSLLSLVLLKEQGHDVVAVHGHFLQPGPEWEKVATGLDAVCKKMGVPFHALDLHEEFNRQVVKPFIADYKAGLTPNPCAVCNPRMKFGVLFDAMQKLGANEIATGHYVRMEEREGLGSMLVRGTDLSKDQSYFLSLVPIETLRKAHFPLAETFKRDVLDILAEHDLEPPIPSESQEICFVPKDDYQAFLLANEKMSGGGKAVLTDGTVVGKHKGLWRHTQGQRRGLGIAWKEALYVLDKDVERNTLIVGTKDQLSADGCVAAQVNLMADPSLWPETVMVQTRYRQKAKPSNVEMRDGKLHFHFIEPHTRPTPGQVAAVYTEDGTVLGGGVIL from the coding sequence ATGATCGGCGTAGGCGTCAGCGGTGGTATGGATAGCCTGCTTTCTTTAGTGCTGCTGAAGGAACAGGGGCATGACGTCGTGGCCGTGCATGGACACTTTCTTCAGCCCGGGCCGGAGTGGGAGAAGGTTGCAACGGGCTTGGATGCCGTTTGCAAAAAAATGGGCGTACCTTTTCATGCCTTGGATTTGCATGAGGAGTTCAACCGTCAGGTGGTGAAGCCTTTCATCGCTGATTACAAGGCCGGTTTGACCCCTAATCCGTGCGCCGTGTGCAATCCGCGCATGAAGTTTGGTGTTCTCTTTGATGCCATGCAGAAGCTGGGGGCGAATGAGATCGCTACCGGGCATTACGTCCGTATGGAGGAGCGCGAAGGGCTTGGATCTATGCTCGTTCGTGGTACTGACTTGTCCAAAGACCAGAGCTACTTTCTTTCTCTTGTTCCTATAGAAACTTTGCGCAAGGCCCATTTCCCGTTGGCGGAGACATTCAAAAGGGATGTCCTTGATATTTTAGCCGAACACGATCTTGAACCGCCTATCCCCAGCGAGAGTCAGGAGATTTGCTTCGTGCCAAAGGATGACTACCAGGCTTTTCTGCTCGCCAATGAAAAAATGTCCGGTGGTGGTAAAGCGGTTCTTACAGATGGCACTGTTGTGGGCAAACACAAGGGATTATGGCGCCATACTCAAGGGCAACGGCGCGGACTCGGCATTGCGTGGAAGGAAGCTTTGTATGTTCTTGATAAGGACGTTGAGCGGAATACTCTCATCGTAGGCACCAAGGATCAGTTGAGTGCTGATGGTTGTGTGGCTGCCCAAGTGAACCTAATGGCTGATCCTTCTCTTTGGCCTGAAACAGTCATGGTCCAAACCCGGTATCGTCAGAAAGCCAAGCCTTCCAATGTGGAAATGCGAGATGGCAAACTTCATTTCCATTTTATTGAGCCCCACACTCGTCCGACTCCCGGACAGGTGGCTGCAGTTTACACAGAAGATGGTACAGTCCTTGGTGGTGGAGTGATTTTGTAA
- a CDS encoding YhcH/YjgK/YiaL family protein: MIIDVLENADFYTSLNPHLATAFAFLRRPNLADLPEGKHEVDGVNVWAVVAKGIGRKPGEALIETHDDYLDVQFVLKGVDNIGWKARKDLGPVVEARPATDVAFYADTPSSWSQVGPGSFGIYFPNDGHLPMISDEWLHKVIMKVAVK, translated from the coding sequence ATGATCATCGATGTGCTCGAAAACGCGGATTTCTATACAAGCCTAAATCCACATCTGGCTACCGCCTTTGCCTTCTTGCGCCGCCCGAACCTCGCCGATTTGCCTGAGGGCAAACATGAGGTTGATGGCGTCAATGTATGGGCAGTGGTTGCCAAGGGCATAGGACGAAAGCCGGGTGAAGCGCTTATCGAGACACATGACGATTATCTGGACGTCCAATTCGTCCTGAAGGGTGTGGATAATATCGGATGGAAGGCTCGTAAGGATCTTGGCCCCGTGGTCGAAGCTCGACCTGCCACTGACGTTGCATTCTATGCGGATACGCCGAGCAGCTGGTCCCAAGTTGGTCCCGGCTCTTTTGGCATCTACTTCCCTAACGATGGACATTTACCCATGATATCAGACGAATGGCTTCACAAGGTCATCATGAAAGTAGCAGTAAAATAG
- a CDS encoding transporter substrate-binding domain-containing protein: MKSLIILAASIVLTFSIARADDTQLDFVTITWEPYAGEIIPGYGIASTIISKACARVGLTAKFHFLPWTRAMDETKAGDFDALYNAYYSPQRDEDYGVSECYFQTILTLCTKSSNSIDYDGTTQSLHKYRLGVVRGFVNTKAIDSDKELNKDEAENDVLNLRKLLHDRVDLIVIDKYQALHLVKNSPIIEADMADIRFIYPALEQKSLHVMFSKNRTGWQQKLELFNKGLKEIKKDGTLKAILLSYGFPTQPMEE; encoded by the coding sequence ATGAAAAGCCTGATTATTTTGGCAGCCTCCATCGTACTCACGTTCAGCATCGCACGAGCAGACGATACTCAACTCGACTTCGTAACAATCACATGGGAGCCATACGCAGGAGAAATTATTCCCGGATACGGGATCGCCTCAACCATCATCTCGAAGGCATGCGCCAGAGTTGGTCTGACTGCCAAATTCCACTTTCTGCCATGGACCCGGGCCATGGATGAGACCAAGGCGGGCGACTTCGACGCTCTCTACAATGCTTATTACAGCCCACAAAGGGATGAGGATTATGGTGTGTCAGAATGCTATTTCCAAACGATCCTCACCCTCTGCACCAAATCTAGCAATAGCATTGATTATGACGGCACTACACAAAGTCTTCACAAGTATCGACTGGGAGTGGTCAGGGGCTTCGTCAATACAAAGGCGATTGACAGCGACAAGGAACTGAACAAAGACGAAGCAGAAAACGACGTTTTGAACTTACGCAAGCTCCTGCATGACCGAGTAGATCTGATTGTCATCGACAAATACCAGGCACTTCATCTAGTCAAAAACAGCCCGATAATTGAAGCAGACATGGCCGACATTCGCTTCATTTATCCAGCGCTAGAGCAAAAATCATTGCACGTAATGTTTTCAAAAAACAGAACTGGATGGCAACAAAAGCTGGAGCTTTTCAATAAAGGTCTCAAAGAAATCAAAAAAGACGGCACACTCAAGGCCATACTACTCTCTTACGGTTTTCCAACACAACCAATGGAAGAATAG
- the gatA gene encoding Asp-tRNA(Asn)/Glu-tRNA(Gln) amidotransferase subunit GatA, with product MSDLYMKTLSEMAGLLQSGEVKVAEAVKDCLSRIEATEPQVKALITVMGEEAMKEAETLDAAGPDANKPLWGVPIVLKDLLATKGTKTTCASKILEDFVPFYDGTAVAKLKEAGAVIIGKSNMDEFAMGSSTENSAFMQTANPWDTDRVPGGSSGGSGATVAAGQCYAALGTDTGGSIRLPASFCGIVGLKPTYGRVSRFGLIAYGSSLDQIGPMTRSVEDSARVLQVIAGHDPKDSTSVDVEVPDYLAALGREDLNGVTIGLPEEYWGEGLDTEVEEACKAAVAKMEALGAKTVPVKLSLTDYAIATYYIIAMAEASSNLSRFDGVRFGHRNKDAEELVDMYTSSRTEGFGDEVQRRIIMGTYVLSSGYYDAYYNKAAKVRRLLREDFDKAFEQCDLIAGPVCPTTAFKAGDKADPLQMYLMDIFTISCNLAGLPGMSLPVGLGKDSGMPVGLQFMGPAFCEDKMLSIAECLERHLDPMPMAAL from the coding sequence ATGTCTGATCTGTATATGAAAACCCTCTCCGAAATGGCTGGACTGCTCCAGTCCGGAGAAGTGAAGGTGGCCGAGGCTGTCAAAGACTGCCTGAGCCGCATTGAGGCTACTGAGCCACAGGTAAAGGCTCTTATCACCGTAATGGGTGAAGAGGCCATGAAAGAGGCTGAAACTCTGGATGCAGCTGGCCCCGATGCCAACAAGCCTCTCTGGGGTGTGCCCATCGTTCTCAAGGACCTGTTGGCAACCAAAGGCACCAAGACCACTTGCGCATCCAAGATTCTTGAAGATTTCGTACCTTTTTATGATGGTACCGCCGTGGCAAAGCTGAAAGAAGCTGGTGCCGTAATTATCGGAAAGTCCAACATGGACGAGTTTGCAATGGGTTCTTCCACTGAGAACTCTGCTTTCATGCAGACCGCGAATCCGTGGGATACCGATCGTGTCCCTGGCGGGTCTTCCGGTGGCTCCGGTGCAACCGTTGCTGCCGGTCAGTGCTATGCAGCTCTTGGTACCGATACCGGTGGCTCTATCCGTCTGCCTGCTTCATTTTGTGGTATTGTTGGACTCAAGCCCACCTATGGTCGTGTGTCTCGTTTTGGTTTGATCGCATACGGTTCATCTTTGGACCAGATCGGTCCCATGACTCGAAGCGTTGAAGACTCCGCTCGGGTGCTGCAGGTTATCGCCGGACACGATCCCAAGGATTCCACCTCTGTGGATGTTGAAGTGCCGGACTACCTCGCCGCTCTTGGTCGTGAAGATCTGAATGGTGTGACTATTGGTCTGCCCGAAGAGTATTGGGGTGAGGGCCTCGACACTGAAGTCGAAGAAGCTTGTAAGGCTGCTGTCGCAAAGATGGAAGCCCTGGGTGCTAAGACTGTTCCTGTGAAGCTTTCCCTGACTGACTACGCTATCGCTACCTATTACATCATCGCCATGGCCGAGGCTTCCTCCAACCTGTCTCGTTTTGACGGCGTTCGATTTGGCCATCGTAATAAAGATGCCGAGGAACTGGTCGACATGTACACCTCCAGCCGTACTGAAGGGTTCGGCGATGAGGTTCAGCGTCGTATCATCATGGGTACCTACGTACTTTCCTCCGGTTACTACGACGCCTACTACAACAAGGCGGCCAAGGTCCGTCGCTTGTTGCGTGAAGACTTCGACAAAGCTTTCGAGCAGTGCGATTTGATTGCCGGTCCTGTTTGTCCGACCACTGCCTTTAAGGCTGGCGACAAGGCTGACCCGTTGCAGATGTACCTGATGGATATCTTCACCATCTCCTGCAACCTGGCAGGACTGCCCGGTATGAGTTTACCGGTTGGTCTTGGTAAGGACTCCGGTATGCCTGTTGGTCTTCAGTTCATGGGACCTGCATTCTGCGAAGACAAGATGCTGTCCATCGCCGAATGTCTGGAGCGTCATCTTGATCCCATGCCCATGGCGGCACTGTAA
- the lpdA gene encoding dihydrolipoyl dehydrogenase yields MTYDLVVIGAGPGGFDAAVEAAGYGLKVALVEKNFLGGTCLNWGCIPTKLWLGATSAIEELHNQSKMKVASGEVNVDFPALQGRVQKHLTGTRKAMGMQLKKLGIDLIEGTGKLAGEDKVSVVTEEGDKELEYKDLIIATGSKPIFFPGLEPDGKCVLDSNMFLAMEEMPKSLIVVGAGFIGLEMAQVAHRFGSKVTVIDAMDRVAPLEDPEVSKALRSIFKRWKWDIQLEKRVAGVRTVDGKGELTLDTRDKFEAEKILVAVGRGPVTQDIGLEEAGIEMEFNKVVVDENLQAAPHIYAIGDCNGQIQLAHAASHQAHYVAARIAGKTDAAYEAGPIPSVLYGSPEVMRVGLTENEAFLADYQTTETSKAQLAANPMAQAHASTQGFVKVVWSAGKVVGVTAVGHDVSRLCMAATMIVQQGWTAEDIHKTIFPHPSLDESLLMALKAERTKIQ; encoded by the coding sequence ATGACTTATGATCTCGTTGTCATAGGCGCGGGTCCAGGCGGATTTGATGCCGCTGTTGAAGCTGCCGGTTATGGCCTTAAGGTCGCGCTGGTTGAGAAAAACTTCCTCGGCGGCACCTGCCTCAATTGGGGCTGCATTCCGACCAAGCTCTGGCTTGGTGCTACTTCCGCTATTGAGGAGTTGCACAACCAATCCAAGATGAAAGTCGCTTCCGGTGAAGTAAACGTGGACTTCCCTGCTCTTCAGGGACGTGTACAGAAGCACTTGACCGGGACCCGTAAAGCTATGGGCATGCAGCTCAAAAAGCTCGGCATCGACCTGATTGAAGGAACGGGCAAGCTGGCTGGTGAAGACAAGGTCTCCGTTGTCACCGAAGAAGGCGACAAAGAACTCGAATACAAGGACCTGATCATTGCGACCGGGTCCAAGCCCATTTTCTTCCCTGGCCTTGAGCCAGATGGCAAGTGCGTGCTCGATTCGAACATGTTCCTCGCCATGGAAGAGATGCCTAAGTCGCTCATCGTTGTGGGTGCAGGATTCATCGGCTTGGAAATGGCTCAGGTGGCTCATCGCTTCGGCTCAAAAGTCACCGTCATTGACGCCATGGACCGCGTTGCACCGCTTGAAGATCCGGAAGTGTCCAAGGCACTCCGTTCTATCTTCAAACGTTGGAAATGGGATATCCAGCTTGAGAAGCGCGTAGCAGGTGTTCGTACTGTTGATGGCAAAGGCGAACTTACTCTCGATACCCGTGACAAGTTCGAAGCTGAGAAAATTCTGGTGGCAGTCGGCCGAGGCCCTGTCACTCAGGACATCGGCCTCGAAGAAGCAGGCATCGAGATGGAGTTCAACAAGGTCGTAGTGGACGAAAATCTGCAGGCTGCTCCCCACATCTACGCCATCGGCGACTGCAACGGTCAGATTCAGCTGGCTCACGCTGCGTCTCATCAGGCGCATTATGTTGCTGCCCGCATCGCTGGCAAGACTGATGCCGCTTATGAAGCCGGCCCGATTCCCAGCGTGCTCTATGGTTCTCCCGAAGTCATGCGCGTGGGGCTCACTGAAAACGAAGCATTCCTGGCTGACTACCAAACGACTGAGACCTCTAAGGCACAGCTGGCCGCCAACCCCATGGCTCAAGCGCACGCCTCCACTCAGGGATTTGTCAAAGTCGTCTGGTCCGCAGGAAAAGTCGTTGGCGTCACCGCTGTCGGTCACGACGTTTCCCGCCTCTGCATGGCCGCCACCATGATAGTACAGCAAGGCTGGACTGCTGAGGACATTCACAAGACCATCTTCCCGCACCCGTCCTTAGACGAGTCGCTACTGATGGCCTTGAAAGCCGAGAGGACAAAAATACAATGA